In one Dreissena polymorpha isolate Duluth1 chromosome 7, UMN_Dpol_1.0, whole genome shotgun sequence genomic region, the following are encoded:
- the LOC127839604 gene encoding toll-like receptor Tollo, translating into MAFHLTCDVVDEDHWSLQEYRTWIESNEMLLREITNQTVPYKEISVSVDIRCDKNGSVSLPWPARAKHLWKMSVSNCILFDFLKEYNTTHYVQDSLKVLELVNVTMHNDNQEFIHVMKWRRYFPRMQFVDMSHNRIKYFSSLAENGLSNDTVGVLDLRHNNITTITPDDLQTLRIHSSSVYVDIRNNPLHCDCKLSAFVNFSKNASNELLRRYGYLSSMACATPEQYRNIIVSSLENNFCEATEFILVKGPVIALSVCVVIVIVVTGLVIKYRKELVILAFTRLHIRLPCRRIVKGEDKLYDAFIAYSEDDGQWVFGTLLPRLEMPAENGGPGFKLCIHHRDFPVGGCIVDNINAKVDESNHTVLILTNNFLRSYWCKFEFKAAFNQSIMEKKRHLIIILKEELDKRLIDADMRRCLQTFTYAKAEDKLFWDKLIFALSDRKVNLNLARIRELNNNADMVGIAVEADREMDRVNGIEQQNLAGAIIAHPEGIIIDGIWNI; encoded by the exons ATGGCGTTTCATTTGACGTGCGATGTAGTTGACGAAGACCATTGGTCACTCCAGGAATACCGCACGTGGATAGAGAGCAATGAAATGTTGCTGAGGGAAATAACCAATCAGACAGTGCCTTATAAAGAAATATCTGTGTCAGTGGACATCCGCTGTGATAAAAACGGGAGTGTATCATTACCTTGGCCCGCGAGGGCAAAGCATCTGTGGAAAATGAGCGTAAGTAATTGCATATTGTTTGACTTTCTAAAGGAATACAACACAACCCATTACGTGCAAGATTCCCTTAAAGTGCTGGAATTAGTGAATGTTACTATGCATAACGACAACCAAGAGTTTATACATGTGATGA AATGGCGTCGATACTTTCCCAGAATGCAGTTCGTGGACATGTCTCACAATCGAATCAAATACTTTTCATCGCTCGCCGAAAACGGTCTTTCCAATGATACCGTCGGTGTCCTTGATCTTCGTCATAACAATATAACAACCATCACGCCGGATGACCTTCAGACACTGCGGATCCATTCTAGCAGCGTTTATGTTGACATCCGAAACAATCCCCTTCATTGTGACTGTAAGCTTTCTGCTTTTGTGAATTTTTCGAAAAATGCGTCTAATGAGTTGCTTCGAAGGTACGGTTACCTTAGCAGCATGGCTTGTGCAACACCAGAACAGTATAGAAATATAATAGTTTCCAGTTTGGAAAACAACTTTTGCGAGGCAACGGAGTTTATCTTAGTTAAAGGACCCGTCATAGCTTTATCAGTGTGTGTGGTAATCGTAATAGTTGTCACAGGTTTGGTTATCAAATACAGAAAGGAACTGGTGATTTTGGCTTTTACTCGACTTCATATAAGGCTTCCTTGCCGGAGGATTGTAAAAGGAGAGGACAAACTATATGACGCTTTTATCGCTTACAGCGAAGACGACGGGCAGTGGGTGTTTGGCACGTTGCTACCGCGCTTGGAGATGCCTGCTGAAAATGGCGGACCAGGATTTAAGCTGTGCATACACCATCGTGATTTTCCAGTGGGCGGCTGCATTGTGGATAACATAAATGCGAAAGTGGACGAAAGTAACCACACGGTATTGATACTTACGAACAATTTTCTGCGATCCTATTGGTGCAAATTCGAATTCAAAGCTGCTTTTAATCAGAGTATAATGGAAAAGAAACGCCATTTAATCATAATTTTGAAAGAAGAGCTTGACAAGCGTTTGATAGATGCAGACATGAGGAGATGTCTACAGACATTCACTTATGCAAAAGCAGAAGACAAATTGTTCTGGGATAAACTCATATTTGCTCTTTCGGACAGGAAGGTAAATTTGAATTTAGCCAGGATAAGGGAGCTAAACAATAACGCAGATATGGTGGGGATCGCGGTTGAAGCAGACAGGGAGATGGATCGTGTAAATGGTATCGAGCAGCAAAATTTAGCTGGTGCTATTATAGCACATCCAGAAGGCATCATCATAGACGGCATTTGGAACATTTAA